The nucleotide sequence AACATAAACAACACCAAATAAAAAcaggaaagtaaaaaaaaaaagggcgtacccactgcagagagctcccgctctgtgcggggtctggggaagggtgtcagtggcaagccttaccctcgcctgtgcaatgcgagaagaccacgactcgaacccaggaccttccggtcacaggcggtaagactctaccgcttgcaccaggcccgcccttccaaATAAAAACAGGAAAGTACAATAGAAAAACTAAACTAAACAAGACTTCCAGAAAATTCACATCAAGCAACATTATCCATATTATCATCCTATCAGGCAAGAGAAAACTATAGATGCAtcgaaaacatttcttttaacATGCGAGGAGACAGCTGTTCGACAGATACTGTTTTCATGGTAGCAAGAGGGGATAAGAGAAGGAAAATCAACTTACAATAACGGTCCTGACCACAACCTTCACCTCCCCCTTATGTGCCATAGTCAAATCAACAAATCTCTCCGCAATGCGCTCAATATATTTCAGCCTGCCATTGTCCGCCAGGACAGCTTCATAAACGAACACAAAGTTAGGCACTCACAAGATACATGACAAATATGGAACAAATTATAAGCATTTACCAATTATGCCAAGTACCAAAATTCAACAGACAAAGCAACTTTTTGTGAGAAGTCCTTCAATTAACGGGTTTGGTAACAACATATAATTGATTCTACAACCAACTTTATAAACACACTATTAAATGGGCTACTCAACCCTAGTCGCCATGGAACCGACCAGGCGACTAGCCATGGTTAGTCGATGACCTGGTTGACTAGTCGACCCTAATCGGTCCTAGCCGTCTGTTGTGTGTACCAGGACCTATAAGgtatatatactatatagtatAAATCAAGCATCGAGACTAGAGAGGTATGACCTAGTTCGTTGCTACGTACCTGCTACTAGAAACAGAGCATCAAGCTTCAGGGAAAGACAAACTGCACAGAGGAGTGACCCAGCTATCACTAGCCTtcgaaggaggagctcatcttcGTGCTCCCTTGAACCTGGATTGATGGAGGTGTGACCCATTGGTACTTGACCTGGCTACGGTGGAAAAGAGAGCTGGTGGCTTCCTTTGTGTGCCGCATGAGCTTTCCCCCACGCACTGGTGGCTGAGGCAGGGacgagaggcggcggcggcagcagtggGAGGGAGTAGGCACGACCGCTGGGAAGGCTGAAAGGGAGGTTAGGAAGACCAGTGGTGGCAGGGATGGTTGCGCATTTGCACCCACAGCATAGTGATTAATCATCGACTAACCGGCTGACCAGGTTTCTGGTCACTCTAATCGAGCCGGAGTACCTAATCGAGTCCAAGGGACTGACTAGGATGATTAATCACTATTAATCGGACAACTTGATAACACTAATATAAATATACTGCTGCACATGGCAAATTATTATGCAGATCAtggcaaacaaaaaaaatatttgctcCGTATCAATATGAAAAAAATTATTGGAACCAGCACAAGTAAATGTCTGAATACGTTCTACACAGTCCATCAGTAAGGCATGTACACCTTatcagattttttttttcctgGAGTGTATCAAAGTGATTAACTTTTTACACGAAACTGTATCTTAACTTAATTAGGCACACAAAAATGAGTAGGCAGGGCACATACCCAAGAAATTCTTTGTAACATCTGAAAACCCAGCGTCAGCAAATATTTCGGTTACAGCCTTCACCCTGGTCTCTTTTGGAACTGACAAGTCCTTTATGAATTGAGAAAACAACGGGCTCTTCTTGGATGCCTCTACAACAGTTTTTATCTCAGACTCAATTTTGTCCAATGAGTTAGCTTTAGCTGCTGTGAGGAACAGTGCACTGGCATAGTTGCCTGTGCCACCATACAGAGCTTCTGGAACCTAAAGACATAAATGGGGCAGACAAGAAGATTACAGTGACATGCACAGAGAAATGAAGCACATCTTGAGCTTCCAAGAAGAAGCTAACTTAAAGGAGAATCTTTCATCCAGGAGTCAGTATAAAACTACACAGATATATTACGGAAAACCAAGAAATGTAAACCAAACAACACAAAGTGTCTTGTTGTCCTAAAGCTTCTGTACCAACAATACAGCTAAGCTCAACATGAAGAAATTTTGTTTGGACAAAGCAGCAAAAAAGTAACTTGCATTCAGTAATACACCATTTGTGTACGACTTAAATAAGTGATTGATGTGTGCAACATTATGTTCACTATAACATCCAATTGGTATTCAACCCTATTACAGCGTAGTTTTCCTAACAATAGGTAGGATATAATAGATAAATAATTGCATAACCTATGGGTTGCTAATAATACATATGCATTGACATGAGTAGCCTATCACCAGTTTACCACTCCCGGACGTATAATAAAACAGCATTCGTATCCCATTTTACAACTACATTCGCTCATCACGGAGAATGGTACCTTGATCTCCTTCCCGGTGGGCTTGGCCGGCTGCGACGCGAAGCCCCTCGAAATCTGCATCAGAACGAACACGTCAGTCCCAACAAAAATCACAAGGATGACTTACAAATTCCCCTGCAAAAGACCCTAAAACTTCAGGAGATCTATCCCAGATCGGATACAGGGCGCGGAAGGCCAATCAAAATCGACAGAAATGGATATGTTTCAACCactatggggggggggggggggggggggggggggggggggggggggggggtcgcggCGGGCAAGGACCTGGGCGACGGCCGCGGATTCAGAGGATGCGAGGTGGGCGCGGAGGAGGGGAAGGCCGGATCTGAGGTGCCGCGCCGCCGCCATCCCTGTTCGCTGGCTCGTTCCGCGGCGGTAGAGATCGAAACCCTTGGACGCGGGTGGGAGGAGATCGGGGACGACGAGGCTGGTGAGGTGGTCTTGCGGAGTGCGAGGAAAAAGAGGGAGGCCACGCTATGCCCGAGAGGCGACGGGGCAGGGCAGCAAGGGCAACCACAAGTCCACAGCCCTCTGTAGCGGCCCAGCGAGCCGTTTCTTGACCGCTTTGTCATGGGCTGTATTTCGACCACTTGGGCCTTAACAGCTAGGTATTTGGGCCTCTTTCGGCTCCCATTTGTTCCCAAAAAAAAAGAGGAGAGGAGAAAACAGTGCTTCGGATTTGAGTCACTTCAGTACATTTCTTCGTGGTCCAACAAGATCAGCCCCTTGTTCAAAAAATCAGAAACAGATCAGCCCATATTTGACGAAGCTTTATTGTTAAGCTATTTGCAGACTTCTGCAATTCAACTATGATTCCTTCTTTCCCCTTTTTTAGATAACAGAATAAAAATTCTACTTCAGCGTCTTCATGGAAGTAACTTGAATCCAAGTTCTTACTACATAAGAGGCATGATTGTCCTTTTTCAAGAGAAGCTAAAGGTAAAGTGCGCTAAATATAGTTACTGTTGTTACCGTGATGGAAACAAACACAAGGCaacaactactccctccgtcccgtaatagcattcaaaatttatcctcaaatataatgcattTTAGGGGATAAAAAGCAATTTTATATTAAATACTTTCCATTTATCAACCATTCACCATTAATCACGTTGAAGATAACGTCTGATTATGAAACAAAATAAGGGTACATGCGTCTTTTTTGTTCTCTCTTAATTTATCTTAAAATTCCTataatgcactatattacaggacagagggagtaagccACTTAGTGTCAAGTAGTTTATGTTAATGTTTCCTTCAATTCTAAATATCTCAGATGACCGATGAACTAGAGATTAGTGAACTAGCTTATTTGTTGTATATTCCTCAACTTTTTCTTTCCATCTTTCTTGTATTTGTGCATCAATTGTTATAAACGTGATAGTATATAATTTGATATTCCTTCCTTTCCTAAATAATTCAATTCCTAGAAAAATATAGTTTATGGTACACATATTTTATGCAATAAATGCGATAGACAAACTTTTTATGTTTCATCGAATTTATGGAAAAAGTACACATATTAGCACATTATGTAAATATAGTTTATGGTACAGTGTCTCTAATGATGCTAATTTGGTGTTATAAATCTTGacactattttctataaattttattAAATGTAAAAAGGTTTGATTTAAAACAGTTCTAAAAGTTGATTTTTGACAGACTACTAAACATCTCCGGACGATTCTTTACCACTTTTTATTTACAAATTGCAGTGTCCTCAGAGTATTCAGACGCGTTCCTGTATAGTATGGGCGATTATCAAGTATACCAAGTACACCAACCGTCTCACCAATTGCCCTTTCCATGTTGATTTCCACTGCGGCGATCCACAGAAAAGCAGACCTCGCAGGCTTTCTCCTGAACTTTACCGCGCCTACCCTCTAATCCTTTGACACATCGCCGGGTCACAAAGCAGCTCGCCGCCTTTGCCGAACCCTCGCGCTGCCTTCGCCTGATCGCCTCCTAGTCCCATCCCGTGCCTACGTGCGCAAGCACGACCCGACCTCAAGCACTCAGCTGCTTGCCTGCTCACCGGTCAGGCAGTCACTACCCACCCACCACTGTTACATCGTGTTGCTGTGAATGCGAGGATGGCGGCGAGCACCACCACGCCCACGATGCCGGCGACGGTCACGCCTCTGCCGGGCTACGGCTACCAGGGCTctgccgcgggcgcgggcgcgggcgccgagCCTCTGCACAGCTCCTCGGGGTCCATCGGCACCTTCTTCGGGGTGCTCGTGGCGGTCCTGGTgctcaccttgctgtcctgcgTCTTCGGCCGGGTGTGCGCGGCCCAGGCCGACGGGCCCGATGAGCGGTACGACTGCACGAGGCTGGCCCGGCGGTGGTGCGGCTGGCGGGCGCCTCGCCGGGCCGCTGTGAAGCGGGAGGAAAAGGCGCCGCCCGTGCTGTTACTGGAAGTGCCCGCCGCATCGCCACTGCCCGAGGAGCCGTAAAGAAGCTCCCGGCGCCGAGGTTCATGGCCCTTTACTTCGTTCTCTTCCTAGTTACGACTGTTAGCAGGATAGTCTAATGAAATAGGAGAAAGAATCCATCATAAGTCACTTGTCGTTTGATCATCTGTTCTTCGTGTCACTTATCATcatgatgagtacatcccaaCTGTTCTGTACTCTGATCAACTAGTGCATGATATGCATAAACCACTTCCGATCCAATGATCCTCGTTATATCTAACCGAAGAGACATAGCAGCTGTTACATTCATGATGAATAGGAGTTTGACAGTTTCAGTGTGGTACAAACGGCACCTTTCAGTCAACAGCTCTGAATCATATATCAGACTGAACCCTGAAGCTGCAAACTGAGGGGACGATCCGAGTCCTGATCTGAAGAATGAACCCTGATCTGAACTGTGATGATAGTTCTTTGCTGTTTTTGTACTACAGATTGAACCCCGCCCTGAAGCTGCAAGCTAAGGTGACGATCCGAGTGCTGATCTGAAGAGCACCACGCTTACAAAAGTGCGCTGAATCGATGATAGATTTGCTGTTCTTTGGTGCTTTGTTACTAGATTGGCAGGTCAATCGTGCCGCGAATTTAGGTACGTATGGCATAGTTTGGGGACGACAATTAAAGAACACATTCCTACCCTGCACCCCACATGGCCGCCAGACTTGTCCGTGGTCTACACACTATCACCAACAACCATTCTCCCATCAGGATCATGCACGATGCCATATTTGCCAAATTGTCAGGCCGGTCTGTTGCGTTCTTTCACGGTTGCTTCGGCATGTACGCAAGCCTTCACAAATCGGGCCGagattaggccttgtttagtttcttccTATAAAATTTACTCGCTCGTCACATCggatatgcatggagtattaaatatagactaaaaaataactaataacACATATTACAactaatttacaagacgaattttttaaccctaattagtccatgatttgacaatatggtgctatagtaaacctgtgctaataatggattaattaggcttaataatctcgtctcacggattactgaggacttatataatttgttttattattactatccgagcACTCCCATGTAACACCCCGATATGACACCCGATGTGACGTCCATAAACTTTACTCCttgaatttaaacaccaccttagAAATACTATGTTAAGAGGGTAGTTGACAGTGACCGAACAACAACTAAAGCACTGGCTGACCCCGATGATTCTACCTCTGATCGAGTGATATAATATattttaactttgactaagtttACAGACAAATATGTTAAAGCATTTTacaaaactaaataaatatattcatgtcaatatatatttcaaATTTGATTTAATGGAACATTTTAACGTTCTAGTATTAATCTACtcttctataaatttggtcaacaaATACCTACAACTTATAACGTGGGGAGTCCAAACCTACAATGGTACTTGAGACAATCTTGGCGAGGACCAAGTTGGATGTCGGTAGGAATGACAACGGTCTACTAAGATGCGAATGGAGTAAATATCCACCCACGACAAATTGTCTAACAGTAGCAATTCATATCGAGACTCATATTCGTCAGTTACATTTTTCACATGTAACTACGAGTATCTACACACACGAGTTGAATTGTGCCTAGAATGCCTAGGCGAGCATTGGCGGCGGTTGGCGTCGTAGCCCTTCCTAAAGTTGCCGCATAGGAGATCTCACACCAAACACGAAAAAGCGGGTGAGGGCCAAGGGGCGAATGGGTGACGATGGGTGTAGCTTGTCGGTAACCATGCGCCCAGTTCACTTGGGcttatttggctgataagtcatagctgaaagtaccgatggctgatttggtgtgagagaaaaatattgttcgatggctgaaaaagtacggcttataagccaaataagccCAAGCAAACAGACTGATGGTTGCCGATGGTTGAGATAAGTTGGGTGATGTGCCAAGTTCGAGGGACTTAAGGGTCTTCCCCAGAGGCACTCCTACACTTTCTTGCGAGATAAGCTGGTAACTAAATTTAGACATGATTTTTTTGGCTCCACAATGTCATAGAGTAAAAGGTACAATAAGTTTTACTTAGACATGATAAAGTGTGGCTCCATAACACCTAGCCACACTTGGTGCGTTATGccaattatttattatttatgagAATCCAAGAGCCTCTAGTTTATAAGTCTCGTATCTTAAACTTTGTATGATCTAAggccccctttggcacggctctcGCCGGCTCCGGCTCCACTACTGTAGCACGGAGCCGGAGGAGCTTCAAATCGTGGCTTCACCGGCTCCGGCTCTTCCTAGTTCATTTTCTGTCTCGATTCCCGAAATGGTTTCTGCTACAGTGCAGCTACATTGCAGCTACAGTGTCACGTGCGGAGGAGCCGGAGCCTCCGGAGCTACGCCAAAGAGGTACAATAAGTTCGCCCACGCTCTCTTTTCTTAGCTAAAGAAAACCTATTATACATACAACAAGAAAAAATAAACCATCCGGTACAAGTTAAAACTCGCTCCAGGCAACCAAGCAAACACATTCGGCAACACGCCTGCCATCCCGGGCGTAGGACAGGGCCAGGAAATCAAGACAACTCAATACGCGGCCTCCCGCGAAGGCAGCTGTGCGGCCTGGCCCATACCCGGCTTACCCGGCCTGGGCGAACGTCGCGTAGCATAGCCGCCGCCCCGCCGGGGCGTGGCGGAGTGGTGGGAAGCGGTGCGCGCGCGTCCGCGTCCGTCTGTGCCTCTGTGGGCGGCTGGGCGCCTCCGCCTCGGCTCCAGCCTCCAGGTCTTTTCATCATATAATCAAATCATCTAATCGTCTTGGCACGTTCAACGCGTCAACGCAGGCAGCACACAGTTCCTGCGATCACAGTTCACGTCTCGCGGTGCGCCGGAGCCGCAGCGGCTGTACCAGTACCCAAGCTTGATGCTGCTAGGCTGCTACCAGTAGTATCCTTGTGTGATTCATGGTTGAAACCTGATAAATATCATCACGACACGACAGGCCGGCATAGGAATAGGAGTGGCCGGCACGGAGACACATCCTGCCACGACGACACAATCTCGTACCTCTACCTGCGCCGCGCGTGAGTTGACAGTTGAGTTGACAGCTGAGTTGACGCGGATTATGTGAGCCGGCGACACAGCACTGACACGGATGGAGTGGCAGAGCAGAGCGCAGTAGGAGTCCGTGAGCAGAGCACCTGCTCGAGGGCATGAGTTCACAAGCCGCTAGTGGTCGCCGCTTTTACGTTGCGCGAAGGCGGAACCTTGATCTGGCAGGCAACCGCACGCCATAAACCCGGCGCCGCTAAAGCGGGTGCGTGCCCATCATTTATCAGCTGGTTAGATTGGCCGGTTCGTATCGTGGTTGGTTTGTAAAGAAATATTGTTGATCGgtttgtgtgaaagaaaaatactatttcagctaaaaatttacgatcatttatgaCAAGCCATGGCCAAACGAACATGCTCTCGCCCCGTGTTCGGGGACCGCCGCGACGCTGCCTCCCTCATCTTGTGTGATGAGGTGATCACAGCTTTGATGGTTACTTTGAGCTCGTTCCTCCTGCTCGTCGTTGGCCGAAGCCGCTGGGATATTTTAGTTAGGGAGAAAAAAACCTCTGACATTTCACCTGAAAAGCGAGTCTTGATAAATCTCGATCGTTTCCCTGCTTAAGCACCTGCAAGTGAACAGGAGTAGAGCTTTACGTCGGCACAAGCGTAAATCGGTGATTGCCAACAACCTGTGATCCAACAAGTGATGAGGTGATAGACTTTTGACGTTGATGGACGAGTCTCGCTGCCTGCTGGTGGAGCCACTGCACTACGCCTGGGCTAAGAATTAACCTTCGAATGATCGAAATCCCATACGGCCATACATCTCTCATTCTGATTTGTTCGTGCGCTAGCTCTCGgctggctctgttcggcttacctcatatttaACTTATTCGACATTTTTTTTAGTCAGAACAatgttttttctcacaacaattcagtcgaaACATTATTTTCCATCAGTTTCCACCAAGTTTCGTAACAGAACGGGCCGCAACCTCAGGCTGTGGTCAGGCAGTACCAAGTACGAACCAACAGTAGCGCTGAGTTCGATGCCACCACTACCACTCCAGTAGTCCAGTGGATTGTACAAACGTCACCTGTGCCAACGTCAACCATGACCCAGACACAGCGACACGGCCCGTGCGGGCAGCGGCCGTGCCCCATGCCCTCTCCCGCCTGCCGCCGCCGCACGTATACCCGCGCGCCACACACGCCCGTGCACGCGTACGCGCCCTGCGGCTGCGGCCGGTCGGTGCGCCGTGCGCCCCGGCCCTCGCGCATCCGCGCACGTCCGTCCCTCTCGACCGTGCGGACCAGCGCATTTACGCAGACGCCGGGCGCTAGCCGGGCGCCCCCAGCGGACCAGCGCCCGCCCTGCCGCTTTGCCAAAAGCGCTCGAGTCGCGCCGCGCATGCACCAGCACCACCCTGCTGCCTGCCAACCTCTTAAAAGCGTCTCGGCACTTCGGCTCCGCGTCCGCCACTAGAAGGCAACCCATCATCAAACACTGTCGACGCGCGCGCGAGCTCGCCTGCCCTCGGAACCTCCCATTATTGCCATCACGCGCCGCGCGCACGCCCACACGCAAAGGGAGCTCGCTGATCGAGCGAGCTCTAGAGCTAGCGAGCTTATCCATCCATCCCAATCATCCCATCATGGCGAGAGCCTTCCGCGCGGCCTCCCCGCTGCCCCTGCCAAGCTCGAGGAGCGCCGCCGCGGTGACGAGCGGCGGCGGGAGAGGGAACTTCCCGTGGCTAACGAAGAAGACCTCGAGCAAGCCGGCGCCGCCGAGCGGGGGCGGCCAAGAGAGCAAGGGCGACGAGCCCGAGGGGGCgaacgccgccgccaccgccgcagccGGGTCCATCGAgcagtcgccgtcgccgtcgtcgtcgtcgtcgaggaagcgcgcggacgcgctggcgcggCTGCGTGCGGCGTTCCTGGCGGCGATCACGcacaggcgccggcgccggcagctGGGGTCGTGCGTGACGGGCACCATCTTcggccggcggcgcgggcgcgtgcACATCGCGCTGCAGACGGACCCGCGCTCCGCGCCCGTGCTGCTGGTGGAGATGGCCGCCTACTCCACCGGCGCGCTCGTCAGGGAGATGTCCTCGGGCCTCGTGCGCCTCGCGCTCGAGTGCGAGAAGACGCCGCTCGCCGCCGGTACGTACTCCTACACTGTGTCACACCGACTGACGTGACACGTAGACACAAAACATGCACGCCGCCAAATGATTTGACTCCATCTCTGCACCGGGAAGGGTTTATCATTgacacgcaaaaaaaaaaaaaaaaaatgggaTACATGCAGGGGAGAAGCGGCGGGGGTTGCTGGAGGAGCCAACGTGGCGCGCATACTGCAACGGTCGCAAGTGCGGGTTCGCGGTGCGCCGGGAGTGCGGCGCGGACGAGTGGAGGGTGCTCGGCGCGGTCGAGCCGGTGTCCGTGGGCGCCGGCGTGCTCCCGGACGacatcgccggcgccggcgccggagcaGCGGAGGGCGACCTGATGTACATGCGGGCAAGGTTCGAGCGTGTGGTGGGTTCCAGGGACTCGGAGGCGTTCTACATGATGAACCCCGACGGCAGCGGCGGCCCCGAGCTCAGCATCTACCTTCTACGAGTCTGACCGGCACCGGCTGCCCGGGTGGACATGGCTGAAGAAAAGGCTTCAGCTTTGCAATTGCATTCCATCTTTGTATGTAGTGCACTCATGCATGCATAGTCTGGTTGGGCTTTTCTTTAGTCGTGTTTCATGTAATTTGGAGAATGGGATGGATGGCTTGGCAAAGGTGTATGTACAATATTACTGATCACTTACATGGTTATTAAGGTTAATTTCTGTAGGTGATTGGTCTCTGGCGTGCGCTGGTGTGGTGCTAGCAAAG is from Miscanthus floridulus cultivar M001 chromosome 7, ASM1932011v1, whole genome shotgun sequence and encodes:
- the LOC136467602 gene encoding ATP synthase subunit O, mitochondrial-like isoform X2 → MAAARHLRSGLPLLRAHLASSESAAVAQISRGFASQPAKPTGKEIKVPEALYGGTGNYASALFLTAAKANSLDKIESEIKTVVEASKKSPLFSQFIKDLSVPKETRVKAVTEIFADAGFSDVTKNFLAVLADNGRLKYIERIAERFVDLTMAHKGEVKVVVRTVIGGPGASGRVLPPVTGRSWVRVVVFSHCTGEGKACH
- the LOC136467602 gene encoding ATP synthase subunit O, mitochondrial-like isoform X1, translating into MAAARHLRSGLPLLRAHLASSESAAVAQISRGFASQPAKPTGKEIKVPEALYGGTGNYASALFLTAAKANSLDKIESEIKTVVEASKKSPLFSQFIKDLSVPKETRVKAVTEIFADAGFSDVTKNFLAVLADNGRLKYIERIAERFVDLTMAHKGEVKVVVRTVIPLPEKEEKELKDTLQDILGKNKTILVEQKIDYSIMGGLVIEFGQKVFDMSIRTRAKQMEAFLRQPLEF
- the LOC136464300 gene encoding uncharacterized protein, translated to MAASTTTPTMPATVTPLPGYGYQGSAAGAGAGAEPLHSSSGSIGTFFGVLVAVLVLTLLSCVFGRVCAAQADGPDERYDCTRLARRWCGWRAPRRAAVKREEKAPPVLLLEVPAASPLPEEP
- the LOC136464301 gene encoding protein MIZU-KUSSEI 1-like, producing the protein MARAFRAASPLPLPSSRSAAAVTSGGGRGNFPWLTKKTSSKPAPPSGGGQESKGDEPEGANAAATAAAGSIEQSPSPSSSSSRKRADALARLRAAFLAAITHRRRRRQLGSCVTGTIFGRRRGRVHIALQTDPRSAPVLLVEMAAYSTGALVREMSSGLVRLALECEKTPLAAGEKRRGLLEEPTWRAYCNGRKCGFAVRRECGADEWRVLGAVEPVSVGAGVLPDDIAGAGAGAAEGDLMYMRARFERVVGSRDSEAFYMMNPDGSGGPELSIYLLRV